CTCTACCATAGCCAACACTATTGCTGTCggttttctctcttttcttttcatcGTAGTTGTTGTTCAGCCCATACGTTGTTGCTAAGTTGTCTACATGGTAGTTGTAATATTCTTTTTCTTGGTCACTCTCAAATTTGTGCTCCACCTTAACTTGAAGCTTGCTCTCTTATACCAATCATCAATCAATTGTTTCTACCCTAATTATGTACGTGGCAAGCTCGCTTGGTAGATCATTGACTTGCTCTATTGCGCAAACAATTCATGCTGTATATGAATCACATCAGCCATGGCTAGATTTCGATGCTACGGAGGAGCCTGCCACTACCTTGTCCACAACTATTGATCTTGGCTTTGTACTGATACACCATTGCTTTGGGGTTTGCTAGTTGCTTCGATCCTCCATTTTTAATTGTTTTCTGTATCTTTGCTTGCAATTCGGGTGGTATTATTGAAGCCTACTAAGGTAATAGCGGGTGAGAAGGATAAAAGATTTAAGAGCCAGTCATATCTAGGCCTATCTCTCCTCAACATCCAAAGTTATCTAATTAGAAAATAATATTTACATAATTGCAGGCCTCTTATCTCCTCATCAATGCATAAAACAATAAGATTAGGaaataatatttttataattgCTAGTCTCTTGCCGGTTGTTGTATTGGATATGGACTGATTCtttttgaattttgaattttTATATTGAAGTATATTTATTAATCATATTTTGCCTGAACTTTTTATGTTACGGTGATGCTCTAGCGCCGGCGGGATGGTATATTTTCAACCTTAGTGATGCCTTTGTTAACTTGCCAAACATATGTGAATGAATATGGAATTACAACGTGTGTTAGATACGTGTAAAAGCATGAATTTGTATGTGACACGGACTCATATCTTCCATTCACCAAATCAAATTTATATATTTACTGTTGTATTTGATATGGACTCTTTGTGGTAGTTTAGACCGTTAGATCTTTACAAAATTGGACAGTATATATTCTTCTCTTTTTTCCAATAAATGTGGTAATTTTTAGATTCTCTTGGCAAACGTGGTGGCTTATTTTAACACTATTGTATTAAAATAATAGATAGATAAAAGTTCTTCATAAAAAGTTATAACACTTGGAACGGGAGTAAGAGTGCCTTTTTACATAATAAATAGTGTAGGAGGATGCCTTTTGCTACACGGCACTTGGACGAAAATTCTCTTCCCCACATCTGAATTTTCGCCGAGACTATTATTAATTTATTACCTATCTGAGCGGACGTCTCAACATGTGGGAACACCAATGGATTCGATAAACCTGGATTCTGATATACTAATTTGTCTCGTAAAAACATTTTAAAAAATGATAATTATACTATAGATTTTTTTTAAAGAGGTCAAGTTATCTGGTTTTGTTCTTTCCAGCATAGGCTAGGAACGAGGTGAATGTGGATTGTGGTGGAGGTTAATTATACTGATTTTTCAGggtttttatatatttttatgtcTATTAATATCTTATTATCATATCTATATCTATATCAGTTTATCTATAAAAATAAATCCATTGATTCATTTGACTCTGGAGTCTGGACGATGATGGCGCTGCATGTTTCAGAGCGCTCGAACAAGGCTCCAGCCATCGTTGTCGTCCTCGCCGTCGCTGCGCCACTGCTGATGCCTCGTTGTCGTATCGGCAGCCTAtagccgcgccgccgtcgagcagCATCCGGAAGGTACTCTGTACGCGGGGTGCATGAAGGCTGGGAGCTGCATACTCACGCCGGAGTGTGTGCCCGGAAAATTGCAGGCACATTCAGATTTATTTAAGAATAGTGAAAAGTTCCGGCCTTGACCATTCGCGGGCGAATCTCACAAGCAAGAGCACAGCACGCAGGCAGTCAAAACATAGCTAAGTGCCAAACTGTTGAAAAGTAAACCGATAGATTACGTATCAATCCTTCTTCTGCTTGTCCCCATCGTGTTCGTGGTCCACGGCGACTGTAACGCGATGGTCTGATGAAGCTACTCATGTTCGCGGAGCAGAGTTACGCACAGAACAGAGCACGCTGAAACAGAGGATGGGGGATCAGTACTATCTAGTGGTCTCATACTCTCGTTGCACACCGAAACAGAGCATGCATCGGAGTTGCCATGAAATGCTACATCAGTTGGCCTATATTTATTACAAGGAAAGAGAACGGCGACCATGCACACTGGCATCTTTGCTCTGACGTCTCACCAGCACATGACGATCAAGGTCACAAGCTGCAAATTACACAAAATACTTCTTGTTCCTTGCTAGACTAACAAACAGCAGGCTACCCACAACGTAAAACCTATGCAAATGATCGTGCTTTTAATTTGCACTCAACTCAAATACTATCTCATGCCTGGGATGATTGGGATGCATTTCAGCTGCATGCGTCAGTGCAGCCTTGGCTTGCTCCGCCTCCTCCTTGCTAGCGCCTTCACATTCGACGGAAGCAAAGAACTCCTGCAGTGATGGCAGGTTCCCCAGGGCCAACTCGCTGGCAattcctcctccctcccgcacGTAAAACAACGACCAGAGGTGAAGCGCTCTGAGCCTTGGCATAGCTCCTTGTTGAAACACCACTGGCCATACAAATTGCAAGAAGGAACAGAATACAAGGCACGGGAACGAACCAGCACCAACAACGAATCCTTGAACGATTCCCAGGTTCTTGTTGTCCACCTCCAGCCACAGAGCGCGGAGAGCTGGCAACCTCCCGAGGATTTCGAGATCGACTTGATGCAGCTCCCTCACAGCGATACCTAGGCAGGTGAGATCCCGAACAAGTGATGGATTCACCCAAGCCGGCAGTGTAGAAAACCAACAGCTGCTTGCTGTATCCAAATCACGAATATGTCGAGGGGCGATCCAAGTGTCCAATACACCGATGCTACGTTCAAGGCGGACTGAGATATATAGTTCCTGGATCTTTTGTAGCATGCGTAGGCCCTCCAACAGCTTGTCATTCCACTCCTCCAATTCAATCTGCAGCCGCCTTAGTGCAGCTAGCTGGCCCAACTCTTGTACAATATTTATGGTGGAGCCATCAATGCGTAACACCGACAGCTTTTCAAGGCATGTTAGGTTTCCAATTCCATTCGGCACTCTTGTCCACCGGTCGATGTATAGGAACATCAAATTAGTTAGCTGAACAACACCTGAAGGCAACCATGAAATAGTATTGAACCTAACATCCAACGTTTGTAGAAATTGCAGGTTTCCTATTTCTTCCGGGAGCTGAGAAATACGCGTACAATATAGTCCCAAGTACCTCAACTGATATAAATTCCCAAGGTACTTGAGGCTATTAGCTTGTGAAAGATCACATTCACATAAATCCAGTACACGTAGAACTCGGCAGCTCCCAAGAGCCGGCGCTTGAGCAGCAGCAGATGGGAAGATAACAACTGACCTTGCATGTTGCAACAAGCTCCTAGTAGTAGCATGAGCCACTACATGACTGTTCTTGCCATTTTGAAGGGACAACCTCCGAATCGTACTTGTTGGAGATGTGCTATCCATATCACTTAGTACAGCAACAAAGTTTTCTTCACTTGACAAGGAACGGATAAGATCCAGCACCATATCATGTACGCGACAACTATGTGGCATGCCAGTTGATGAGTTATGTATCGGTTGGATCATACTTCTATTTATGAGCACGTTGAAATAACTCTCTCCGAGTTCAAATACACTCTTCCCCTGTTTTTCACTTTGGATAAAACCTTCAGCGATCCACATTCTTATCAAACGATCCTTGTCAATTCCAAAATCTTCTGGAAATATGCTTAAATATAATAAGCAAGTCCTTAGATGGCATGGCAGCTCATAATAGCTAAGTGACAAAATCTTTCTCATATTCTTCACATTTAGATTGTTTTCTAGACCAGTACCAATGGAATTGTATACCTCGTAccaatccattttatttcttgCTTTACAAGCTAGCAGACTTGCCATCGTAATAACCGCTAAGGGTACACCAGCACATTTTTTTAGTATTTTGTCAGATACTTCGGCCAGCTCCTCATCAGGATATTTTTCTCTGCCTTCATTATCGTATTTGTTTTCAGTACCAAATATTCTTCTATACAGTAACTTTCGGGAGTTATTCAAAGAAAGGGGTTTCAGCTTGTAAGCACCACCAGCTTGTTCAGCAACATCATAATTACGGGTAGTTGTAATAATAGTGTATCCAACATCATTATcaggcaaagcacatctgaTCATTTTCCATACTGAGATATCCCAAATGTCATCGATAACAACAAAATACCTATACATATGGCAAGTTATTAGCAATGGTTTTAGGTTGGAAGAACTTTTAATAATATTCATATACCACAATATGCAAATTAAGCTAACTGGGCCATTAAATATTTTTGTGATTAAACTAAAATAGCTAGGGAGCAGCGAGATTAGCATGTATATAGACAAAATAAGTCCAGTCAAAAACAAAGATTGTAGATATTTGCCATATCATTTTCACTTAACAATGATGTGAAAAAGACAAAGTCATTGTATTTTGTCATTTAACAAGGGCCGGGCATGTACATATTTAGCTGACAGTATGTCGATTTAGGCCATGTATAGATCTAATTGTGAATTTAGAAATCAGACAAAAATCACAATGAGATCTAAACACCTAGGTAATTGGACAGATAAGAAATTCCAAACACCCTTCGTATCGTAATCACACTATATCTCTCCATCCTACTGTTGAGGTTATAGATCCAAAAACTACTATTCATACTGTATAATCTAAACACCTAGGTAATTGGACAGATAAGAAATTCCAAACACCCTTAGTATCGTAATCACACTATATCTCTCCATCCTACTTTTGAGGTTATAGACACAGCTAACTCTCCAACTATCTTATGATCTATAGATCCAAACAGCCCAACTACTAATTTGTACGAGATCGAACCATGACCTTAGTATCATGAATGGAAGGCGTAAATTATCGGTGGCAAAAACATCACATATATGTGCAAATTGATAGAATGTTCTAATAATGTCCATATACCACGATATGAAAATTAAGCTCACTTGACCACTGCTAATGTTTTAGTGATTAAGCTAAAATAGCTAGGGAGCAGCTAGAATTAGCATGTAGTCATGTACGTAGACAAAATAAGTCCGGTCAGAATCTTTGCCAAGACATAAAAGGAGTCCAATCGGAAACAAAGATCATAGATTTTGCTACATTATTTAGTGCACTCCATAATTATGTGAAAAAGACACAAAGTGATTGTATTTTATTATTTAATAAAGGCCACATGCATGAACATTTAGTTGATCATATGTACACTTATCTCATGTCTAGATCTAGTTGTGATTATACAAATCAGCTAACAAGTCTTTATGAGAGCTAAATACCCCAGGTAATTAGATAGATTATAAAAACATTAGCACCCAGATTACTGTAATCCCACTATCTCCCTCCATCCTAGGTTTTGAGGATATAAACACAACTAACCCTCCAACCATGCATTTTATAATCTAGAGATCCAAACAGCCCTGCTATTATAATGTATAATCCAGATTCTTTTAATCTA
Above is a genomic segment from Panicum hallii strain FIL2 chromosome 8, PHallii_v3.1, whole genome shotgun sequence containing:
- the LOC112902272 gene encoding disease resistance protein RPM1-like; this translates as MEVVTGALPSVIEKLAGLAAGEYNLQKGLKGEIRFLQSELESMKGALEKVSSTPGDRLDIQDKIWTRDLRELSYDIEDSIDTFMVRGQGKEQGNLHGIKKFIDRSVGLFRKAKIRHGMATEIRDIKTRVEEIAKRHGRYKINSDVAMPVMIDPRLFTQYTEAKELVGVDEARDELIKALEEENEVSMQQHGKIVSIVGFGGLGKTTLANAVYEKIRAQFDCCAFVSVSQTPNLNKLFKGLLYDFGKNINEETLEESRLIKVLREFLQEKRYFVVIDDIWDISVWKMIRCALPDNDVGYTIITTTRNYDVAEQAGGAYKLKPLSLNNSRKLLYRRIFGTENKYDNEGREKYPDEELAEVSDKILKKCAGVPLAVITMASLLACKARNKMDWYEVYNSIGTGLENNLNVKNMRKILSLSYYELPCHLRTCLLYLSIFPEDFGIDKDRLIRMWIAEGFIQSEKQGKSVFELGESYFNVLINRSMIQPIHNSSTGMPHSCRVHDMVLDLIRSLSSEENFVAVLSDMDSTSPTSTIRRLSLQNGKNSHVVAHATTRSLLQHARSVVIFPSAAAQAPALGSCRVLRVLDLCECDLSQANSLKYLGNLYQLRYLGLYCTRISQLPEEIGNLQFLQTLDVRFNTISWLPSGVVQLTNLMFLYIDRWTRVPNGIGNLTCLEKLSVLRIDGSTINIVQELGQLAALRRLQIELEEWNDKLLEGLRMLQKIQELYISVRLERSIGVLDTWIAPRHIRDLDTASSCWFSTLPAWVNPSLVRDLTCLGIAVRELHQVDLEILGRLPALRALWLEVDNKNLGIVQGFVVGAGSFPCLVFCSFLQFVWPVVFQQGAMPRLRALHLWSLFYVREGGGIASELALGNLPSLQEFFASVECEGASKEEAEQAKAALTHAAEMHPNHPRHEIVFELSAN